A section of the Roseivirga sp. BDSF3-8 genome encodes:
- a CDS encoding choice-of-anchor D domain-containing protein yields MRNHYHQGGRQPSLPPWMTLLPLLFLFFTFTGLSPALAQGIEKGPGEIVICPAGEQDEHTKVLPSGFKSVSEMYSSRMLATQTATFEVTFGPGAQANPDAQAAFLFALDIWSSEIVSDVPIKVFAEFANLGPGVLASAGPSYSVRNFSPDVLPDVFYPAALANAIAGEELFPDEPFDLQVNLGTGINWYFGLDTNTPAGQFSFATVALHEIGHGLGFTAIRGVNFGQGTIRSSGSYSIYSEFVELGDGTPITSLADPSAAIANALTGGDIFQAGPSTVAALSGNPAELYAPSVFQGGSSYAHWDEAAFPAGDPNSLMTPQVGSAESTFDIGDITRGLFEDMGWVLNNAGAPTLAVSPQEVDVELLVGNSEEVILDLTNISDSLQSFSVSEDPEQAWLSVSPASGSLTAGENTSLAVTVDASVLPKGVYTSDLLISDGDSLTPTLVVPVSLTVLDGTEAPEIEVSPDSLSQTLALLQTATQTLEIANTGDDELVYSIMVDDLSGSTFAANVARTREALTRGFRSLAVTHDAENTELSRLVTASGTMNEVAAPLYAADFEDFALGELDGQMGWVTQSTPNWVIANTNPFEGTRHIRATSDGSNGAPFNNLALSPTIEVGPQPFSYASAEMQISGVGGVTWEFIPQSPGEELVNTRVRFNPDGSISVLDGGVEAFLPTGAVTPSGYFTIAVVVDRENLDMRVLLDGNLIFSGTAFAPNIEQVVLFSPMEAVGSILDVDNLEIVDGDPESFFVSVNTMGGTVQPGETDVVDVLFDARLVDSTGVYTADLVISSNDSDEPEIRVPATLNVVAPPAIALSPDSISVSINVQNDDPVAVRTITVSNNGEQPLNFTASTGPTVEEPANLLADPLAGLDMARYGYGDSGSYTESSVPASAQGRAGGTTEGVRPLPNPGTDNAEFSDSIFYDSGISFPDDFSGVQTAAYTSAVRFEVPAGGFTLTAVRNAYRTEAVSNPTVILEIREGGTTPNQGTLLLTQTINTASEEGVFLLTELDQSFSFDAGDEFWVIHKYPDGVAFPQGVDANATQRPNTYFFSSDGGNTYNGSGFVFLKRALSGSGEGYISLSPESGEVAPGESVDVEVTFDASQVANGTYRTPIIFSSNDPDEPVAEVPTTLVVSGQESEIVVNENLLDFGAVFVGGSKDLSFTIFNNGLAAINISDISIDGFQYSASVEEASIPAGDSLEVVVTFAPQTLGNLFATLTINSDADNSTQNQVFLIGVGTAPPVLELVPDIAQETLETGETGSVEFELRNLGTFPLIFSTPAATVNALLAAEDVVLNNTERIEFANRNELSKEQDDNRIGHPVEYAFGEDLGFGYRWIDSDEPGGPVYAFSDISGTGTEVSDSTADEGFFRADLPFDFEFYGNDEDEVWISGNGFLAFAEPPSFTFTNDQIPDTGTPNGGIIAALWDDLVTDEFDAAVYYQAFADRFVVQYTDVPEFLGDASETVTFQIVLYENGNIDFFYEDVETAPFLDESTVGIENEDGTDGAQVAFNTSYIKNGLAVRFIKPPFGLTPFITGAEPANGIVPPGSSVSITVNLDAAGLNDGVYYDALDLSTNDPLNADAQALVELTVIGFPEIEVAPDSLVFEPLFVGLESVQSFTVSNNGTKDLVGIISGPSGADFSSDAPDSVDLAPGESLDIEVTFSPTQDGVLSDQIVLETNDAFGNEMVVVNLSGTGIAPPVLGLDPDSISVTLAPGESTVESLTISNEGNSDLTFSVIPPSFGSGDQLVMRYPKLDLEAPATKEEPDNRVGPDVLNASGGPGTFGYAWRDNNSGGAAYNFMDISGSGTQASVSNDGNERVPLPFSFTFFGVEHDSVFIGANGFVAFEPLSGSNFSNRQIPNSLNPRSMIAGMWDDLEPADGGGVFYQGSAESFIVQWEETPGFGFFGPAPAPVTFQMILYPDGRIKLQYENTNSTIATSSTVGLQGPGPEEGLQIIFNTTYLEDGLAISITPPLASGTLLPGEAVVVDVPLSAEGLDEGVYNGDIQVQSNDPFRPLALVPVTLNVVSGPSILPPLVLVNADTDEDIGPLVDGDTIDLADYANNAFSVRAEPGDLTQSVVFGFNGNARFQVESIAPFALDGDNPNGDYNPVEFPLGENTITVTPYGSRGGRGEAGTPVTVNFTVIDSDAPCTAIEVVDYSPGKKKNNRDIASNRTDPDKALGEPEENDTYNFVSLGFGGSLTVKMACVIDDQEGDDLFIIETSFNDVGRGCNSYPEKARVEGSLDGQSWTVLADEICKDTYIDMAGSGLSALQYVRVTDISDRNRFGGGADGFDVDGIVKVPSAGVATRSGMELAYNRMPNLVPDEEVEMILYPNPVDGADLTVDVGGLVPGEYTLSLVDAQGRQVTALRQVVESTGEATGRMVYQLPTERLETGIYLLRVIDEASNVVSQQKVVRR; encoded by the coding sequence ATGAGAAACCACTACCATCAGGGTGGAAGACAACCGTCTTTACCCCCCTGGATGACACTATTACCTTTACTTTTTCTCTTTTTTACATTTACGGGTCTTTCCCCGGCGTTAGCGCAGGGTATTGAAAAAGGCCCGGGAGAGATTGTAATTTGCCCTGCCGGTGAGCAGGATGAGCACACAAAAGTGCTGCCCTCCGGATTCAAAAGTGTATCTGAAATGTACTCCAGCCGCATGCTGGCCACACAGACCGCTACTTTTGAAGTTACCTTTGGCCCCGGTGCTCAGGCTAATCCTGATGCGCAGGCGGCTTTTCTTTTTGCCCTGGATATTTGGTCTTCAGAGATTGTAAGCGATGTGCCGATCAAGGTTTTTGCAGAGTTTGCTAATCTCGGGCCGGGCGTACTTGCTTCGGCAGGGCCGTCCTACAGCGTCAGAAATTTTAGCCCTGATGTCCTGCCGGATGTTTTCTACCCTGCAGCATTAGCTAATGCTATAGCAGGAGAGGAACTGTTCCCTGATGAACCGTTCGATCTGCAGGTTAACTTAGGTACGGGTATTAACTGGTACTTCGGGCTTGACACAAATACGCCTGCCGGACAGTTTAGCTTTGCTACGGTTGCGCTGCATGAAATCGGTCATGGCCTGGGCTTTACTGCTATACGTGGCGTGAACTTTGGCCAGGGTACCATACGCAGTAGCGGTTCATACAGCATTTACAGTGAGTTTGTGGAGCTGGGTGACGGTACGCCGATAACTTCACTGGCAGATCCTTCTGCTGCAATAGCGAATGCGCTTACCGGAGGAGATATATTTCAGGCCGGGCCCAGCACAGTTGCAGCCCTATCTGGTAATCCGGCAGAGCTTTATGCTCCCTCTGTATTTCAGGGAGGATCGAGCTATGCTCACTGGGACGAAGCGGCCTTTCCGGCAGGTGACCCTAATTCACTAATGACGCCACAGGTAGGTAGTGCTGAGTCCACCTTTGATATTGGAGATATAACCCGCGGCCTGTTCGAGGATATGGGATGGGTATTGAACAATGCGGGTGCGCCGACACTGGCGGTTTCACCACAAGAGGTAGATGTGGAATTGCTGGTAGGTAACTCAGAGGAGGTGATACTGGATCTGACTAACATATCCGATTCACTGCAAAGTTTTAGTGTCAGTGAAGACCCTGAGCAGGCCTGGCTTTCAGTGAGCCCTGCTTCCGGTAGCCTCACCGCTGGCGAAAATACGAGCCTGGCAGTAACGGTTGATGCGAGTGTACTGCCTAAGGGCGTGTATACCAGTGACCTGCTGATCAGCGATGGTGACAGTCTTACACCTACCCTGGTGGTGCCGGTAAGCCTTACCGTGCTGGATGGTACGGAAGCTCCCGAGATTGAAGTAAGTCCGGATAGTCTGTCCCAAACACTTGCCTTGCTCCAGACGGCTACTCAAACGCTGGAGATAGCCAATACCGGTGATGATGAGCTGGTGTACTCCATAATGGTGGATGACCTGAGTGGTAGTACCTTTGCTGCCAATGTAGCCCGGACCAGGGAGGCTTTGACAAGGGGATTCCGTAGCCTGGCGGTTACGCACGATGCGGAGAACACTGAGCTTAGTCGCCTGGTAACAGCTTCGGGAACTATGAATGAAGTGGCTGCTCCGCTATACGCGGCAGATTTTGAGGACTTTGCTCTTGGTGAACTGGACGGACAAATGGGCTGGGTGACTCAGTCCACCCCTAACTGGGTCATAGCCAACACAAACCCTTTTGAAGGTACGCGCCATATACGGGCCACATCTGATGGTTCTAATGGGGCCCCTTTTAATAATCTGGCGCTGTCGCCTACTATCGAAGTAGGGCCGCAGCCATTCTCTTACGCCTCTGCAGAGATGCAGATTTCAGGTGTTGGTGGGGTGACGTGGGAGTTCATTCCACAGTCGCCTGGCGAGGAACTGGTAAATACCCGGGTACGCTTTAACCCTGATGGTTCTATTTCTGTACTGGACGGTGGAGTAGAAGCTTTTTTGCCTACAGGCGCTGTTACGCCTTCCGGTTACTTCACCATCGCAGTGGTAGTGGACAGGGAAAACCTGGACATGCGGGTGCTGCTTGACGGTAACCTTATATTCAGCGGAACAGCCTTTGCGCCAAACATCGAGCAGGTAGTGCTCTTCAGCCCTATGGAGGCAGTAGGCTCTATCCTGGATGTGGACAACCTGGAAATAGTGGACGGTGACCCTGAGAGCTTCTTTGTGTCTGTTAATACGATGGGCGGAACTGTACAGCCTGGCGAAACAGACGTAGTGGATGTATTATTTGATGCCCGGCTGGTAGATTCAACCGGTGTGTATACCGCAGACCTGGTCATCAGTAGTAATGACAGCGATGAGCCTGAGATTCGTGTACCTGCTACTTTAAACGTAGTGGCCCCACCTGCTATCGCTCTTTCTCCTGATAGTATTTCTGTCAGCATAAATGTACAGAATGATGATCCTGTAGCGGTGCGGACAATTACCGTATCGAATAACGGGGAACAGCCTCTGAACTTTACAGCCTCTACCGGCCCTACGGTGGAAGAACCGGCCAATCTGTTGGCTGATCCGCTCGCAGGACTGGACATGGCCAGGTACGGGTATGGTGATTCGGGCAGTTATACTGAAAGCAGTGTGCCGGCCAGTGCGCAGGGCAGGGCAGGCGGTACTACCGAAGGTGTAAGGCCACTGCCGAACCCCGGAACTGATAATGCGGAATTCAGCGATTCTATTTTCTACGATTCCGGTATATCTTTCCCCGATGACTTTTCCGGTGTGCAAACGGCGGCCTATACCAGTGCTGTACGTTTTGAGGTGCCTGCCGGTGGCTTTACCTTAACGGCAGTGCGCAACGCCTACCGTACTGAAGCAGTAAGCAACCCTACCGTTATTCTGGAAATCAGGGAGGGGGGAACCACTCCAAATCAGGGTACCCTGTTGCTGACACAGACAATCAATACGGCCTCGGAAGAGGGTGTGTTTCTGCTGACAGAACTGGATCAGTCCTTCTCATTTGATGCAGGAGACGAGTTCTGGGTAATTCATAAGTACCCTGATGGCGTTGCCTTCCCGCAGGGAGTGGATGCCAATGCCACCCAGCGGCCCAATACTTACTTCTTCAGTAGTGACGGAGGTAATACATACAATGGGAGTGGCTTTGTCTTCCTGAAAAGAGCCCTTAGCGGCAGTGGCGAAGGGTACATAAGCCTGTCACCCGAAAGCGGGGAAGTGGCTCCCGGTGAGTCGGTGGATGTGGAAGTGACATTTGATGCCTCGCAGGTAGCTAATGGTACTTATCGTACGCCTATTATCTTCAGCAGCAATGACCCTGATGAGCCGGTGGCTGAAGTGCCCACTACGCTGGTGGTGTCTGGTCAGGAGTCTGAGATAGTGGTAAATGAGAACCTACTGGACTTCGGTGCGGTGTTCGTGGGAGGAAGTAAAGACCTTTCTTTCACTATCTTTAATAACGGACTGGCTGCGATCAATATCTCTGATATCAGTATTGATGGCTTCCAGTATAGCGCCAGTGTGGAGGAGGCTTCCATACCTGCAGGTGATAGCCTGGAAGTGGTGGTGACGTTTGCTCCGCAGACGCTGGGGAACCTCTTTGCCACGCTCACGATAAACAGTGATGCGGATAACAGCACCCAAAATCAGGTATTCCTGATAGGTGTGGGTACGGCACCGCCTGTACTGGAGCTGGTGCCGGACATAGCACAGGAAACGCTGGAGACGGGCGAAACCGGATCGGTTGAGTTTGAACTGCGTAACCTGGGAACCTTCCCGCTCATATTCAGTACGCCTGCAGCCACTGTTAATGCCTTACTGGCGGCAGAGGATGTGGTGCTGAATAATACGGAGCGTATCGAGTTTGCAAATCGTAATGAGCTAAGCAAGGAGCAGGACGACAACCGCATAGGACATCCTGTGGAATATGCTTTTGGTGAAGACCTGGGCTTCGGGTATCGCTGGATCGATAGTGATGAGCCGGGCGGACCTGTGTATGCATTCAGCGACATAAGCGGAACTGGTACGGAGGTGAGTGATAGTACGGCTGACGAAGGATTCTTCCGTGCAGACCTGCCATTTGATTTTGAGTTTTACGGAAATGACGAGGACGAGGTATGGATAAGCGGCAATGGCTTCCTTGCTTTCGCTGAGCCTCCAAGCTTTACCTTTACCAATGATCAGATACCTGATACGGGTACGCCTAACGGGGGGATTATTGCCGCACTGTGGGACGACCTGGTGACGGATGAATTCGATGCCGCCGTGTATTACCAGGCATTTGCTGACCGCTTTGTGGTGCAGTATACGGATGTTCCCGAATTCCTGGGCGATGCTTCTGAGACAGTTACCTTCCAGATTGTACTGTATGAAAATGGCAACATCGATTTCTTCTACGAAGATGTGGAGACGGCTCCCTTCCTTGATGAGAGTACCGTAGGTATTGAGAATGAGGATGGTACGGACGGTGCACAGGTGGCCTTTAATACATCCTATATTAAGAATGGGCTGGCGGTGCGTTTCATCAAACCTCCCTTTGGCCTTACGCCTTTCATTACCGGTGCTGAGCCTGCCAATGGTATTGTACCTCCCGGTTCTTCCGTAAGTATTACCGTTAACCTGGATGCTGCCGGGTTGAATGATGGTGTGTACTATGACGCACTGGATCTCAGTACCAATGATCCGTTGAATGCTGATGCCCAGGCTTTAGTAGAGCTTACGGTGATTGGCTTCCCTGAGATAGAGGTAGCTCCGGATAGCCTGGTTTTCGAACCACTATTTGTTGGCCTGGAGAGTGTACAGAGCTTTACGGTGAGTAATAATGGCACGAAGGACCTGGTGGGAATCATTTCCGGTCCTTCAGGAGCTGATTTTAGTTCTGATGCGCCTGACAGCGTTGACCTTGCGCCAGGAGAAAGCCTTGACATCGAGGTTACTTTCAGCCCTACGCAGGACGGAGTACTGAGTGACCAGATCGTATTGGAGACTAATGATGCCTTTGGTAACGAGATGGTCGTGGTGAACCTCTCCGGAACGGGTATTGCACCACCGGTGCTGGGGCTTGACCCTGACTCTATTTCGGTAACGCTGGCCCCGGGTGAAAGCACGGTGGAGTCACTTACGATAAGTAACGAGGGAAATAGTGACCTTACCTTTAGTGTGATACCGCCTTCCTTTGGAAGTGGTGACCAACTGGTGATGCGCTATCCTAAACTGGACCTGGAAGCGCCTGCTACGAAGGAGGAACCGGATAACCGTGTAGGTCCTGACGTGCTCAACGCGAGTGGCGGACCGGGTACATTCGGCTATGCATGGCGTGATAATAACAGCGGGGGAGCGGCTTATAACTTTATGGATATAAGTGGCTCCGGAACGCAGGCAAGCGTAAGCAACGATGGCAATGAGCGTGTACCGCTTCCCTTCAGCTTTACTTTCTTCGGGGTTGAGCATGATAGTGTGTTTATCGGAGCTAATGGCTTTGTGGCCTTCGAACCACTGTCGGGTAGTAACTTCTCTAACCGGCAGATACCTAATAGCCTGAATCCAAGATCCATGATCGCGGGTATGTGGGACGACCTTGAGCCTGCAGATGGCGGGGGAGTCTTCTACCAGGGCAGTGCCGAGTCTTTCATTGTACAGTGGGAGGAGACTCCCGGCTTCGGGTTCTTCGGACCTGCGCCGGCACCGGTTACCTTCCAGATGATCCTTTACCCTGACGGCAGGATCAAGCTACAATATGAGAATACGAACTCAACTATCGCTACCAGCAGCACGGTAGGATTGCAGGGTCCTGGTCCTGAGGAAGGACTGCAGATCATCTTCAACACTACTTATCTGGAAGACGGCCTGGCAATAAGCATTACACCACCACTTGCATCAGGTACTTTGCTACCTGGTGAGGCAGTAGTAGTGGATGTGCCTCTTAGTGCCGAAGGTCTTGATGAAGGTGTTTATAATGGTGATATACAGGTGCAGAGCAATGACCCCTTCCGTCCGCTTGCGCTGGTGCCTGTTACGCTTAATGTGGTCAGCGGACCCAGCATATTGCCTCCTCTTGTACTGGTTAATGCAGATACAGACGAGGACATAGGCCCTCTGGTGGATGGTGATACGATAGACCTGGCAGATTACGCGAACAACGCTTTCAGCGTGAGAGCAGAGCCTGGTGATCTAACGCAAAGTGTGGTCTTTGGCTTCAACGGCAATGCTCGCTTCCAGGTAGAGAGTATCGCGCCGTTTGCTCTGGACGGAGATAATCCGAATGGTGATTATAATCCGGTAGAGTTCCCTCTGGGAGAGAATACGATCACAGTTACGCCTTATGGCAGCCGCGGTGGCAGAGGTGAGGCCGGTACACCGGTTACGGTGAACTTTACTGTGATAGACAGCGATGCTCCATGCACAGCTATAGAGGTAGTGGACTACAGTCCCGGCAAGAAGAAGAATAACCGTGATATTGCTTCCAACCGCACCGACCCTGATAAGGCGCTTGGTGAACCGGAAGAAAATGACACGTACAACTTCGTAAGCCTTGGCTTCGGTGGATCACTTACTGTAAAAATGGCCTGCGTGATTGATGACCAGGAGGGCGATGATCTGTTTATTATAGAGACTTCCTTTAACGATGTGGGCCGTGGCTGTAACAGTTATCCTGAAAAGGCCCGCGTAGAGGGATCATTGGACGGACAGAGCTGGACGGTACTGGCAGATGAGATCTGTAAGGATACCTATATTGATATGGCCGGTTCAGGTCTGAGTGCCCTGCAGTACGTAAGGGTCACGGACATATCCGATCGTAACAGGTTCGGTGGCGGAGCGGACGGCTTCGATGTGGATGGTATCGTTAAGGTGCCTTCTGCAGGTGTAGCCACCAGAAGCGGCATGGAGCTGGCGTATAACCGCATGCCTAACCTGGTGCCTGACGAAGAGGTGGAAATGATCCTCTATCCGAACCCTGTGGATGGGGCTGACCTTACGGTGGATGTTGGCGGACTGGTGCCCGGGGAGTATACACTAAGCCTCGTGGATGCACAAGGCAGGCAGGTGACTGCTCTTCGCCAGGTAGTGGAAAGTACCGGTGAGGCTACAGGACGTATGGTGTACCAGTTGCCTACGGAAAGACTGGAGACGGGCATATACCTGCTTCGTGTTATCGATGAAGCCTCTAATGTGGTTTCACAACAAAAAGTAGTTAGGAGGTAA
- a CDS encoding group III truncated hemoglobin, translating into MHDIENRQDIEKLVDAFYKRAIPDQVIGKFFTEVVRLDWEVHIPVLCDFWETVLLGNQTYKGNPMVKHILLSEKEPLLPLHFDRWLELWTHTVHSLFTGKTADEAITRANQIAALMKFKVRQAGA; encoded by the coding sequence ATGCATGATATAGAAAACAGACAGGACATTGAGAAGCTTGTGGATGCCTTTTACAAGCGTGCCATTCCTGATCAGGTTATAGGTAAATTTTTTACTGAGGTGGTGAGGCTTGACTGGGAGGTGCATATCCCGGTTTTGTGCGATTTTTGGGAGACTGTGCTGTTGGGGAACCAGACCTATAAGGGTAACCCGATGGTAAAACATATCCTGCTGAGTGAAAAAGAGCCGTTGCTGCCTCTTCATTTCGACCGATGGCTTGAGCTGTGGACGCATACCGTACACTCGTTGTTTACAGGCAAAACGGCCGATGAGGCTATCACCAGGGCCAATCAAATCGCCGCTCTTATGAAGTTTAAGGTGAGGCAGGCCGGTGCCTGA
- a CDS encoding tetratricopeptide repeat protein: protein MYYDQAEVNKGLEKIEEGIERYPDRLDMRFGKIYALGQVKDWATFTSEVIRTVQHSATNDNQWTWTKNQPKEGGQEAFLHAIQDYQVQLFNTGDTSLLANMRSIAREILDIYPEDVPSLSNLSITYLLAEEYEKGLEPLLRAEKIAPEDDVILSNIAHAYKLNGDKKKAINYYKKLTKYGSPEMQAFAEEQITELSQ from the coding sequence GTGTATTATGATCAGGCTGAAGTAAATAAGGGGCTGGAAAAGATAGAAGAAGGAATTGAGCGCTACCCTGATCGTCTTGATATGCGCTTTGGTAAGATCTACGCACTGGGACAGGTAAAGGACTGGGCCACTTTCACCTCTGAGGTGATCAGGACGGTGCAGCACTCTGCCACAAATGACAACCAATGGACATGGACTAAAAACCAACCCAAAGAAGGAGGCCAGGAGGCATTTCTACATGCTATCCAGGACTACCAGGTTCAGTTGTTCAACACCGGAGACACAAGCCTGCTGGCGAACATGCGAAGCATAGCCCGGGAGATACTGGATATTTACCCTGAGGATGTGCCCAGTCTGTCAAACCTGTCCATCACATACCTATTGGCAGAAGAATATGAAAAGGGATTGGAACCATTGCTCCGGGCAGAAAAAATAGCGCCTGAGGATGACGTGATACTGTCTAACATCGCTCATGCCTACAAGCTTAACGGGGATAAGAAAAAGGCAATCAACTATTATAAAAAACTGACAAAATACGGCAGTCCCGAAATGCAGGCATTTGCAGAAGAGCAGATTACGGAACTAAGCCAGTAA
- a CDS encoding S8 family serine peptidase, translating into MRKLLPILAALLIMAAGAHAQKKKNYALRDGGSTYEPGVLRVKFKEDQAPKLDVLMRMAEKGRTLEARNGALQTGIPGLDVANETVGATKMTRVFRPAGKFEDRHRQWGLHLWYEMKFDNQQQLEKALAAYADLEVVQIAEPKIAYHLVDGYDPMLERKEAVKGYEAMSIAGGTPNDPGYGQQWGYPAINAPQAWELETGNSSVVVAIEDGGVDVDHADLIGNMWINTGEVPGDGIDNDNNGYVDDVNGYNFGDNTGTVYGDSHGSHVGGTVAAETNNGVGVAGTAGGSGSNDGVRLMTLSVFGNSSNGGFDEAFIYAADMGAAISQNSWGGGAQSSAIENAIDYFRANGGGSVMDGGLPIFAAGNDNTSSTSYGYPASYPSCLAVASVSSSLAKSSFSNYGSWVDISAPGSSIYSTFPNNNYSSISGTSMACPHVSGVAALVVSYKVNNNEIITDEELWSLLVDNANFDALYNANSSYSGQLGSGMLDAYASLTGVAAPPPPCTESVDDVTLTLVTDNYGSETSWTLKNASGTTVASGSGYANNTTYTEVFSGLEGEHTFTITDSYGDGICCSYGSGSYNLTDSQNTVIVSGGAFGSSQSTKFCASQSGSGGGGGSDCTGSSPAGYCAADGGSTQYEWIDLVEIQGTGLSRTSSGDGGYYNGTSIKGNLVTGNTYTIRLSAGFAGTTYSENWKFYADWNRDGDFSDAGEDVGGGSTSDGNIYSISMSVPATASLGDTRFRAVMRWNTAAVACGNSSYGEVEDFTINVCDSGTSSVSTLSAGGKTLDQSVVNDRISLYPNPTEGVLNIDVARLADNAQIQITDLAGRTMYSAAAKATGNSVDVSNLRDGMYLIQVRTGADVITQKFYKK; encoded by the coding sequence ATGAGAAAACTTCTACCGATTTTAGCGGCCCTGCTAATCATGGCCGCTGGTGCACATGCACAAAAGAAGAAGAACTATGCCCTGCGCGATGGCGGCAGTACCTATGAGCCTGGCGTGCTTAGGGTTAAGTTCAAAGAAGATCAGGCACCCAAACTGGATGTGCTGATGAGAATGGCTGAAAAAGGCCGTACCCTCGAGGCCCGCAATGGCGCATTGCAAACAGGTATTCCCGGTCTCGACGTAGCCAATGAGACCGTAGGGGCTACCAAAATGACCCGTGTTTTCCGCCCTGCCGGTAAGTTTGAAGACCGCCACCGTCAGTGGGGCCTTCACCTATGGTACGAAATGAAGTTTGACAACCAGCAGCAACTGGAAAAAGCCCTGGCTGCCTATGCTGACCTGGAAGTCGTGCAGATTGCCGAACCTAAGATCGCCTATCACCTTGTAGACGGGTATGATCCCATGCTTGAGCGTAAAGAAGCTGTAAAAGGCTACGAGGCTATGTCTATAGCCGGTGGTACGCCTAACGATCCTGGCTATGGCCAGCAGTGGGGCTACCCTGCTATCAATGCCCCCCAGGCCTGGGAGCTTGAAACTGGTAACAGCAGTGTGGTGGTAGCCATCGAAGACGGTGGTGTTGATGTAGATCATGCTGACCTTATCGGTAACATGTGGATTAACACGGGTGAAGTACCCGGTGATGGTATCGACAATGATAACAACGGGTATGTGGATGATGTAAACGGATACAACTTCGGTGACAACACCGGGACCGTTTATGGTGACAGCCACGGTTCTCACGTGGGTGGTACAGTAGCGGCCGAAACCAACAATGGTGTAGGTGTGGCTGGTACTGCCGGTGGTTCAGGTTCTAACGACGGTGTTCGCCTGATGACCCTTTCTGTATTCGGCAACAGCTCTAACGGCGGTTTTGATGAGGCATTCATCTACGCGGCTGACATGGGAGCTGCCATCTCTCAAAACTCATGGGGTGGTGGTGCTCAAAGCTCTGCTATCGAAAATGCCATTGACTACTTCCGTGCTAACGGTGGTGGCTCTGTTATGGACGGTGGCCTGCCTATCTTCGCCGCAGGTAATGACAACACAAGCAGCACAAGCTACGGCTACCCTGCTTCTTACCCTTCTTGCCTGGCAGTAGCTTCTGTAAGCAGCAGCCTTGCCAAGTCAAGCTTCTCTAACTACGGTAGCTGGGTGGATATTTCTGCTCCCGGTAGCAGCATCTATTCTACTTTCCCTAATAACAACTACAGCAGCATCTCCGGTACGTCTATGGCTTGCCCTCACGTATCTGGTGTAGCCGCCCTGGTTGTTTCGTACAAAGTGAATAATAATGAGATTATCACTGATGAAGAGCTTTGGAGCCTGCTGGTGGATAATGCCAACTTTGACGCACTTTATAACGCCAACTCCAGCTACAGTGGCCAGCTAGGTTCTGGTATGCTGGATGCTTATGCTTCACTTACCGGTGTAGCCGCTCCTCCTCCGCCTTGTACTGAGTCTGTAGATGATGTTACGCTTACCCTGGTTACTGACAACTATGGTTCGGAAACCTCATGGACGCTTAAGAATGCCAGCGGTACTACTGTAGCCAGCGGCAGCGGTTATGCGAATAACACGACTTATACTGAAGTATTCAGTGGGCTGGAAGGTGAGCACACGTTCACCATCACTGACTCTTATGGTGACGGTATCTGCTGCTCATACGGTAGCGGTAGCTATAACCTTACTGATTCTCAAAATACTGTAATCGTATCCGGTGGTGCCTTTGGTTCATCTCAGTCTACTAAGTTCTGTGCTTCGCAGAGTGGCTCAGGCGGTGGTGGCGGTAGCGACTGCACGGGTTCCAGTCCTGCAGGTTACTGCGCAGCCGATGGTGGCAGCACTCAGTATGAGTGGATCGACCTTGTGGAAATTCAGGGTACAGGTCTTAGCCGTACATCATCAGGTGATGGCGGGTACTACAATGGCACCAGCATCAAAGGTAATCTTGTAACGGGTAATACATATACTATCCGTCTGAGTGCCGGATTTGCCGGAACTACATACAGTGAAAACTGGAAGTTCTATGCTGACTGGAACCGTGACGGCGACTTCTCTGATGCCGGTGAGGACGTTGGCGGCGGATCTACCTCTGATGGTAATATCTATAGCATCAGCATGTCTGTGCCTGCTACTGCTTCACTGGGTGATACCCGCTTCCGTGCAGTCATGAGATGGAACACGGCCGCTGTTGCTTGTGGTAACTCAAGCTATGGCGAAGTTGAGGACTTCACCATCAATGTATGTGATAGTGGTACCTCTTCTGTATCTACTCTGTCAGCCGGTGGCAAAACGCTTGACCAGTCGGTAGTAAATGACCGCATTAGCCTGTACCCTAACCCTACGGAAGGCGTACTGAATATTGATGTGGCTCGCCTGGCAGATAATGCTCAGATCCAGATTACTGACCTGGCTGGCCGTACTATGTATAGTGCAGCTGCGAAGGCTACAGGTAACTCTGTAGACGTATCAAATCTTCGCGATGGCATGTACCTCATACAGGTTCGTACCGGAGCTGATGTGATCACTCAGAAGTTCTACAAAAAATAA
- a CDS encoding DUF1801 domain-containing protein yields the protein MDKLLETYYLRQDEPNKSCLLTLRDIILRQHSLMREVRKYGMPCFCYGKKPLCYLWTDDN from the coding sequence TTGGATAAGTTATTAGAGACATACTACCTGAGGCAGGATGAGCCAAACAAGAGTTGCCTGCTGACCCTCAGGGACATTATCCTGCGGCAACACAGCCTCATGAGAGAAGTGCGAAAATACGGAATGCCCTGCTTTTGCTACGGAAAAAAGCCACTTTGCTACCTTTGGACGGATGATAATTAG